In Streptomyces erythrochromogenes, the DNA window CGGGACGCGGAGGCGGTCGAGCAGTTCCGCCACATCGACGGGTACATCGGGGCGATGCCCTGGTACTACTGGTCGCCGTCGCGCTACGTGTACGCCCGGGACTGGGCGGTGCGCGAGGTCACGCCGGACCTGTGAGGCGCGGGAGCGGGCGGGCCGGGGAATCCCGGCCCGCCCGCTTCTGTTGTGCCTCCCACAAGGAGGCAATCGATGTTCTCGTACCGCCGCACGCCCGAGCTCCCCACCCGCGAGGAGGCCCTGACGGGCCGCGCGGAGCCGCTGTTCGACCTTCCGGAGAAGCACACCGTGCTGGGCAACCCGCTGGCCGGCCCGTATCCGGCGCACCTGGAGGTCGCCGACTTCGGGTTGGGCTGTTTCTGGGGCGCGGAGCGGAAGTTCTGGCAGACGCCGGGGGTGTGGACGACGCTGGCCGGCTACCAGGGCGGCTTCACCGAGAATCCGACGTACGAGGAGGTGTGCTCGGGCCTGACGGGCCACACGGAGGTCGTCCGCGTGGTCTTCGACCCCGCGCAGGTCTCCTACACGACGCTCCTGAAGCTCTTCTGGGAGTCCCACGACCCCACCCAGGGCTTCCGCCAGGGCAACGACGTGGGCACCCAGTACCGCTCGTCGCTCTACACGCACTCCCCCGCCCAGCAGGCGGCGGCGGAGGCCTCCCGCGAGGCCTACCAGCAGGTCCTGGTCTCCTCGG includes these proteins:
- the msrA gene encoding peptide-methionine (S)-S-oxide reductase MsrA, giving the protein MFSYRRTPELPTREEALTGRAEPLFDLPEKHTVLGNPLAGPYPAHLEVADFGLGCFWGAERKFWQTPGVWTTLAGYQGGFTENPTYEEVCSGLTGHTEVVRVVFDPAQVSYTTLLKLFWESHDPTQGFRQGNDVGTQYRSSLYTHSPAQQAAAEASREAYQQVLVSSGHGRITTAVLPAADRPFWPAEAYHQQYLDKNPDGYCGIGGTGVSCPIGVTAAPAE